Proteins encoded in a region of the Bactrocera tryoni isolate S06 chromosome 4, CSIRO_BtryS06_freeze2, whole genome shotgun sequence genome:
- the LOC120773718 gene encoding keratin, type I cytoskeletal 9-like — protein sequence MQYCNSNSNNSAASGSGSGSGSGSVGGGGSGGVSGSISASLMGSGSSSSNCGGSGASSGGGGGIYGEGIKHFSGGGNNYIGVGGRGTYGLHDGNEDYAMLPHYGGGSGSSSGGGNVNNRSNLQHQYASTQQPHQQHQQQQQQQLSNQYQHQYQQHHHQQPQQLAIKLSPGSTPPPATTPLTATTTMTSAPLPLLHLPSAGAPLLPPPAPPSHFYESTDEYA from the coding sequence ATGCAATATtgcaacagcaatagcaacaacagcgctGCTAGCGGAAGCGGcagtggcagcggcagcggtAGTGTGGGCGGTGGCGGTAGCGGAGGTGTTAGCGGCAGCATCAGCGCTTCGTTAATGGGTAGTGGGAGCAGCAGCAGTAATTGTGGTGGCAGCGGTGCAAGTagtggcggtggtggtggcaTATATGGTGAGGGCATCAAGCATTTCAGCGGCGGCGGCAATAACTACATTGGCGTAGGTGGGCGTGGCACTTATGGCCTGCACGATGGCAACGAAGACTACGCAATGCTGCCACACTATGGTGGTGGTAGTGGCAGCAGTAGCGGCGGCGGCAATGTCAACAATCGCAGTAACTTGCAACATCAGTATGCGTCCACACAGCAGCCGCATCAgcagcaccaacagcaacaacaacaacaattgtccAACCAATATCAACATCAGTATCAGCAACATCATCACCAGCAGCCACAACAGTTGGCCATAAAGCTGTCGCCAGGCAGCACACCGCCACCGGCAACAACTCcactaacagcaacaacaacaatgacaagtGCACCGCTGCCGCTACTGCATTTGCCGTCGGCAGGAGCGCCCTTGTTGCCGCCACCAGCACCGCCGTCGCATTTCTACGAATCAACGGATGAGTATGCGTGA